CTTGGGCAACGAGCCGCGCTCGAGCTCTAACACCCAGACCGCCGACCGCCGCACCCTCGAAAACGCCCTCGCCCAGCTCGGCTGCGGCCGTGCCCTGCGCAAAGCGGTGTTCGACGACACCGGTTCCATGGGGCCGGAAGCGGACGGCATGAAGGCGGCCCTGAACGACTTCGTCGACCAGGGCGACTCCACCGAGAACATCGAGTGGGGCTTGATCACCTTCAAGGACAACGTCACCAACGTCGGATCGACCTTCAGCCGGAGTACCTTCAAGAATTGGATCAACGCCGTCTCCGTCTCCGGTGGCGACGATTGCCCGGAGGAGTCCATCGGTGCTCTGTGGGCCGCCGCCCAGGAGCTCGCCGCCGGCGATGCCGATGACCTCAAGGAGATCGTCCTGGTCACCGACGCCGATCCCCAGCCCGGCGACTACCAGGGCCTGGCAGCCTTCGCCAAAGACAACGAGATTCGCATCAGTACCCTGCTCACCGGCACCTGCGGCTCATCCCGCGGCACCGGCGAGCAAAAAGAAGGTGGCGATGAGACCCTGGCGGTCGGTCCGACCTCGTCCTTGAACGGCCAGACCGTCTTCTCGACCCTCGCCAACGAAACCGGCGGCATCTACCGCTTCGCTCCCGGTCTCTCCGCCAACGGTTACCGCGACCTGCTCGCCGAGACCTTCTTCGAAGGCGGCCTCGCCGGCACCCGCTCGGTCAGCAAGCTGACCCTCACCTCGATGTGCTGGGTCGACAACTCCACCCACATCATCCGGGTGCGCAACCCCAACGCCTTCGACGTCTACTTCGAGTGGGAGCGCTACGGCTCCTCCCTCGAAGGTGACGGCCGGGCCAAGGCCAGTAGCGACACCTTCGTCGAGATCTCCGGCCTCAACATCAACTCCGGCAACACCATCAAGCTCTACTGGGAAGACGGCAACGGCAACCGCCGCTCCACCACCAAGGCCCTGAACCGCAACAACTGCTAGACCGAGAGGTGATCGGTCGGGGGATAGGCGGGGCCCCCCGCATACCCCACCCAAAAACCACATACGTCGGCAGCCAACCCCCCCGTTTGTACACTCGCGA
This window of the Acidobacteriota bacterium genome carries:
- a CDS encoding DNA/RNA non-specific endonuclease gives rise to the protein MHSSKVLVPFVLCLLMAIPLTLSAQSAVPVWETEALLGALAEDLGGWDEAEQFLADATDQELATKLEELRVVIATALPPTSSNIRDCPVRFGSSLRGLPHQLGTQTVFIDTLGRPREVLQILPAIPALRDNRCQRDVGNLGNNLVTAPHKPYDGGHFIAAILGGWKRRANLAPMNRTLNTGNWARAERRIASCPVTRLGTMQVLALYEGASDVPESWRMKLTFPVIDPIHKRGGTIDWTLGNEPRSSSNTQTADRRTLENALAQLGCGRALRKAVFDDTGSMGPEADGMKAALNDFVDQGDSTENIEWGLITFKDNVTNVGSTFSRSTFKNWINAVSVSGGDDCPEESIGALWAAAQELAAGDADDLKEIVLVTDADPQPGDYQGLAAFAKDNEIRISTLLTGTCGSSRGTGEQKEGGDETLAVGPTSSLNGQTVFSTLANETGGIYRFAPGLSANGYRDLLAETFFEGGLAGTRSVSKLTLTSMCWVDNSTHIIRVRNPNAFDVYFEWERYGSSLEGDGRAKASSDTFVEISGLNINSGNTIKLYWEDGNGNRRSTTKALNRNNC